TCTGCCAGTGCGGCAGTCAGCAGTTCAGAGACGCGGGCATGGTCTTGTATGAGTTTTTTGATCATGTCGTTTGCTACCATCAGTTCATGCAAACCTAGCCTGCCTTTATAACCTTTTGAGCAATGCTCGCATCCCACAGCCTTGTATAAAGTGAATTTGCCGGCCTTGTCGGCATATTGAGTCTGCCAGGTGGTGAACACCTTTTTCCTGGCTTCTATGGGATTTTTGACGAAGTTCTCGGTGTTCAGCAATTCCTGGCAATACTCATCCAGCAACTCCATCATCTCTTCTTTGCCTGGATGATAGGCTTCCTTGCACTTGCCGCACAGGCGCTTGGTCAGGCGTTGCGCCAGTATGCCCAGCAAGGCATCGGCGAAATTGAAGGGGTCCATGCCCATGTCCAGCAAACGGACGATGGATTCCGGGGCGCTATTGGTATGCAGGGTGGCAAATACCAGATGGCCGGTCAGCGAAGCTTCCAGGCCGATGGAAACAGTTTCCTTGTCGCGCATTTCACCGACCATGATGATGTCAGGATCGGCACGCAAAAAAGCCCGCATGACAGTGGCAAAGTCCATGCCCGCCTTGCGGTTGACCTGTACCTGGCGCAAGCCTTTCTGGGTGATTTCTACCGGGTCTTCGGCTGTCCAGATCTTGGTTTCTGGCGTGTTCAGGTGACTCAACACTGAATGCAGCGTTGTCGTCTTGCCTGAACCGGTAGGGCCGCAAACAAAGAACAGGCCATAGGGTTTGCTGACCACATTTTTCAGGCGCTCAAGGTTGTAGGGCAATACCCCCAGCTTATCGATAGGGATAGGCTCACCGGCAGCCAGAATACGCATGACCACGTCTTCCATGCCGCCAGAAGACGGGATGGTGGCGACGCGTAATTCTATGTCATAGGGGCCATATTTTTTGAACTTGATCTTGCCATCCTGCGGTTTGCGGCGTTCAGAAATATCCAGGTCACACATGATCTTGATACGCGCCAGCAGGGCGCTGCGGTAACTGGCCGGTATTTCAATATACGGTGACAGCGAACCATCCTTGCGAAAGCGTATCAGGGTTTTTTCCTTGCCTGGCCGTGGTTCTATATGGATGTCTGAGGCGCCTTGCTGATAAGCATCGATGATGATCTTGTTGATCAGTTTGACGAGTTCATTCTCCACTGCAGCAGATACTTCAACAGTGGCCTGGCCACTGTTTTCCTCGTCCTCATCATCGAGGCCTGACAGCAGTTCATCGACTGAGCCGCCATCCGACACGGTACCAAAGAACTGGTCTATGGTTTGCAGGAATTCTTTTCTGGTGGTGACCCGGTAATTGATCTTGGAAGTTGCAAACACATGGTTGACGACATGCGTGGTATTGGTATGTTCAGGATCTATGGCCAGCACGGTCAGGCCATTCTGGTCTTCCATGATGGGCAGCCAGGAATTCTGTTCGACGTACTGGCGCTTGAGTTTTTTGACCAGATCAACGGGGATGATACGTTCGGCCTTGTAGGGTTCATAGGCAACGCGGAAGTATCTGGATAAGGCCTGGCCCAGGCTGGCGATGGGAATTTTAAAATCTTCCGCCAAGACCTCTTCCAGGTCCAGCAGATTGCGTCTTGCCGCCCTGACAGCGAGCTCCATTTCCTGTGCAGACAGGATCGCTTCCGACACCAGAAAATCAAACTTGGTACGCGGTGTATTGGTTGGCAGCACCTTGCTTTTTTGGGTAAACGCCACCGCCAGGGTTTCACACAAGGCCTGCACGCCTTCGGCGGCAATGGCATTGAAGGCATCGCCCAGTTTGTGATTAATGAATTGCACCACGCCCAGCAATTCGTGGCTTTGTGCTTCGAGGATAGGGGCCACCAGCATCTGCTTGGTACGGTAACCGGTGCGCTGATCGACCGCGCTCTGGAACTTCAGGGTAGGCGAATGTGAGCGCAATTCCTCTTCATCATACACATCACGCAGGCTGAGCATGGTCCTGGTCAGGGCAACGTGACCGGCGATACTTTGGTCGGAAATGGACAGGCGCAAGTCCTTGAAAGAATTCAGGCCAGTCTTGATCTTGGAAATCAGGGTGACCTTGTCCTGCGCCACCACATAAATGGTCAGGCGGTCACATTCAAACAGATTGCAGATGTCAGGCGAGACATCGAGCATGATCTGGTCCAGGGCCTCTGCACCATGTATCTTGTTGGTCAGGGTTTGCAGGCGTTTAAAGAATTGCAGCCTGTGATCCAGACCTTCCTTGGAAGCATTTGCGGCTTGAGCAGTTACAACCATTCGTTTTCCTTTGTTACACGTTCTGCAGCATGAAGCAAGACGTAAAGTCAGAAGCTAATTATCAGCTTTAATATGATGCGCATTGCAAGATACTGTAAATTATTATTCTCTTAAGTCAATTTTTACAAAAATGTATCACGGAAGTCGAATGTCTGACCACAAAGTCAACTCTTTATAGCGTAAAGCGACAAATTAGCCTATCTTCAGGGAAGGAATGATGCATAAGGTATTCTTGTCTTCAAAGAAAGTGTTAAGCTTGCCCGGAGACCAGTAGGCTGGTAATGCCGGTCTCGGGATAACAAAGCCCCTGGTTGGACAGAGGCACACTATTTTTTGTCTTTATGAACTTACAAATTCTTGGCTGTGCAGGCGGGATAGGCGGCAATGAACCCTACACCACCAGCTTACTTATAGACGATGATGTCTTGCTCGACGCTGGCACTGGTTTGTCGCGGCTCAGCATAGAACAACTGGTGGCAATAGATCATGTGTTTATCAGCCACAGTCATCTCGATCATGTGGCTGGTCTGGCCCTGCTGATGGATGCCGTCTTTGGCAAAAGGAGCAAGCCAGTCACCGTACATGCCACGCCTGAAGTCTTGCATGCACTGAAAAACCATATCTTCAACTGGAGTATCTGGCCAGATTTCAGCACTTTGCCGAATATCGATCATCCATCCATGCAATATGAAGAGATGCAACCCGGCACGACTTTGATGCTGGGTGAGCGCACGATTACTTCACATGTGGTCGATCATGTACCCGGTTCAGTTGCGTACTGGGTACGCTCTGCCGGAAAAGGCTTTTTGTTTACCGGTGACATGGCGAGTACGCCCGCACTGTGGAAAAACCTGGGCGGGCAGGCCGCTTTGGATATGGTGATAGTGGATTGTTCTTTTCCTGATGCAGAAGCTGAGCTGGCCCTGCTTTCCAAACATTTTTGTCCCGCAGCCCTGGTCAAAGACATTGCTGCGGTACCTGCCAGTGTAGTGTTTTATATCTATCACCTGAAACCCGGGCAAGAAGCACAAATCATGGCAGAACTGGAGCAAAATAAGGACAGGAAATTTAAAGCGCTCAAAATTACTGATAATTTCAGTTTTTGAAATGCAGGGGCTCCTTGCATACCCTGTTCACAGGGCTGAAATAATGAAGCATCAATATGGACATCTGCGCTTAAGCAAGAATTTGGATACGATCTGGAGAAAGTGATTATGACTGCACTAAGCAGTAGCGAAATTGCACAACGCCTGGAAAAACTGACGGAATTAAGCCTGGAGCTGAGCAATAATCACGACACACCATTATTGCTCGAAAATATACTGCGCTCGGCAAAGAGTATCACTTATGCCGATGGTGGCACCCTGTACCGTACCAGCAAAGACAAACAAAGCCTGTGCTTCAATATTTCCCTCAATGACACCCTGAACATGTATCAGGGCGGAGTGAGAGGTCATACGGTAGACATACCCAACATCCCCCTGATTGATGCCAATGGCAACCGGAATTTGAATGCCGTGGCAGCCTATGCTGCCAACTATAAAATCTCGGTGAATATTCAGGACGTGTACACCGTTGGGGTCTTCAATTTTTCTGGTACCCGCAATTTTGACCAGCAGTTCAATTACAAAACCAAATCCCTGCTGACGGTGCCCATGCACGATCATGAAGGTGAACTCATCGGTGTCTTGCAACTCATCAATGCCAAGGACCCGGAGACTGGTGAGCTCTGCTCCTTTACCGAAACCGATCAGCGCTTTATCGAAGCCCTGGCTTCGCAGGCTGCCATCGCGCTGACCAACCAGCAATTGATCTCGCAACTGGAAAACCTGTTTGTCTCGCTGGTACACCTTATCAATATCGGCATTGATGAAAAATCTCCGCATACAGGCAGACATTGCCAGCATGTGCCCGAGCTGACCATGTTGCTGGCGAATGCCGTGCATGAAACGCGCGAAGGGCCGCTGGCGCATTTTTCCATGACGGACAAAGACCGCAAGGAATTATGGATGGCGGGCATCCTGCATGATTGCGGCAAGATTTCCACTCCTGTGCATGTAGTAGAAAAATCCACCAAGCTGGAAACCATTTTTGACCGCATACACTTGCTCGATACCCGTTTTGAAGTCTTGAAACGCGATGCAGAAATCAAGGTGTTGAAAAGTAAATGTGCCCTGTACCAGGCCAGCGTCAATAATGAAAACCTGATCGCCGAGCTGGAGCAGGGCTTGCAGGATGAGCTGGCGAAAATCGAAGAGGCAAGAAACTTCTTGCGTAAATTGAATATAGGCTCGGAAAGAACCAGTCCTGAAGACTTGCAGCGGGTGAACGACATCGCAGCATGGCAATGGACTGATGCCAGTGGCGCAGCCCAGCCCTTCTTGAATGCCGACGAAGTAGAAAACCTGTCCGTGCGTGCTGGAACCCTGAATGCGCAAGAGCGCGCCATCATCAATAACCATATTTCCACCACCATCAAGATGCTGGAAGCTCTGCCCTGGCCCAAGCATTTGCAAAACGTGCCTGAATACGCCGGTGGCCATCATGAACGCATGGATGGCAAAGGTTATCCACGCGGCTTGCGCGGTGAACAAATGTCCGTGCAAGCCAAGATCATGGCGATAGCAGACATTTTTGAAGCCCTGACCGCCAAAGACCGCCCCTACAAGGATGGCAAGACCTTGACAGAATCCCTGCACATCCTCGGCAGCTTTGCTCTGAATGGCCATATTGACCCAGACTTGTTCAATATCTTCGTCAAGAAAAAAGTGTATCTGACTTATGCTGAACGCTTCATGGACAAGAGCCAGATCGATGAGGTTGATCTGAGCAAGGTACCAGGTTACCGTATTTGAGTGTCATATCCAGACTTCCTGCTGCCGATGTTGAAAGACACGGAGTAGCAGGAAAATTTCCCGGCATAGGCAATACCTGAAACTGAGTTTGTGGAGGAAAGCTTGCAGAAGCACATCAACAAACTGACACGCTGGGGCATTTGCGTGCTGCTGATCGTCATAGCTGCCTTGCAGGCAAATGGTAATTTGCCGACCACCCTCATAGAAAAAGTCGATTACTTTATCTATGACCTGCGCATGAGATGGGAACCGACGACCTTCAACCCCGACATTGTCATTGTCAATATCGATGAAAAGAGTTTGCAGGAGGTAGGGCAATGGCCGTGGAACAGGGGAGTCGTCGCTGATCTGATAGAAAGACTGACCGACGATTACCATGTCAGGGCAGTGGGGTTGGATATCGTCTTTTCAGAACCGGACAACAGCACCGGCATACAGGTGCTCGAAGGCTTGGCGCAAAAAGAGTTAAAGGAAAATTCTGGCTTTGTAGCGCAAATGCCTGCACTCAGAAAAGAACTCGATTTTGACGACAGGCTGGCAAAGACTTTAGCAGGGCGCCCTGTGGTTTTGGGTTATGTGTTTTCAAATACTCCGGACGACAGTTCAAAAGGCCTGCTGCCACCCCCCGCCTTTGTTGATGCTGACCTGGGCGAACGCAGTTTTGAATCTGCCACCTACACCAAATACACCGCCAATTTGCCAGAGCTGCAAAAAGCGGCGATTGCCGGTGGATTTTTCAATCCCTCGCCAGATGCCGATGGGGTGATACGGGGCATTCCCTTGCTGGCAAAATATGGTACTGGCTACTATGAAGCACTATCACTGGCAACAGCACGTATTGCCCTGAATGCCAGCAAAGTCAAACCAGTGTTTCTGCAAGCTGATGGCATCAATTCTCAAAGCTTTTTGAATAATTATGGCTCGATAGAAGCGATCAAGCTTAACTCCACACCCAACAAACGCATACCCGTAGAACCATTGCTAACTGCGCTGATCCACTATAAAAGCAAGGGTGGGCCAAATGGTGGCGGGTTTGCCTATGTGTCAGCCTCGGATGTGCTCAAGAAGCGCCTGGCTGTCGATAAGCTCAAAGAGAAAATCATCTTGATAGGGACGACGGCAGCGGGGCTCAAGGACTTGCGTACGGCGCCGCTTGGACTGGATTACCCAGGCGTGGAAATGCACGCGAATGTGATTGCTTCGATACTGGATGGCGATGTCAAGCAGCGCTCTGACAGCACGCGCGGCTTTGAAGTCATACAGGTATGCCTGATCGGTTTATTGCTCAGTTTTGCACTGTCGCGTTTCAAGGCGCTGGCAGCCGTGCTGTGTACTACGGCAATGCTGGCACTGGTTATCGCCTTCAACTACTGGATGTATCAGTCCTTCAACCTCGTCCAGCCGCTGGCAACAGTGCTGCTATTGATTGTTGCCCTGTTTGTGTTCAACATTACCTGGGGTTATCTGGTTGAGTCGAGAAAGCTGCGCGGCGTGGTCAGACGCTTTGGTGAATATGTAGCACCGGAACTGGTTGCCGTCATGGCAGAAGAACCTGACAGCTACACCATGGAAGGTGAAATTCGCGAGCTGACCGTGATGTTCTCTGATGTGCGCGGTTTCACGACTATTTCCGAAAGCATGAGTGCAGCAGACTTGCGAGAATATATCAATATCTACCTGACCGCGATGTCAGAAGAAATTCGCGGCAATCGCGGCACACTCGATAAATACATAGGTGACTGCGTCATGGCTTTCTGGGGGGCACCGGTGCGCCTGGAAGATCATGCCAGGCTGGCCGTTGCCAGTGCGCTGAAAATGCAAGCCATCGCGCAAGGCCTGAGTATAGATTTTGTCAAACGTGGCTGGCCTGCCTTGAAGATAGGAGTAGGCTTGAACACAGGTGACGTGCGCGTAGGTGACATGGGTTCCAAGATCAGGCTGGCCTATACCGTCATGGGTGATGCGGTGAATCTGTCTTCACGCCTGGAAGGTATTACCAAGGTATATGGTGTCGGCGTCGTGGTTGGTGAGGCGACAAAAAATGCGGCGGCAGAATTTGCCTATCGTGAGCTGGACAGGGTCAGGGTCAAAGGCAAGACCAGGCCCATCTCGATTTTTGAACCGGTTGCCATCGCAACGGATATAGACGATGTTCAGTCTGCCTTGCTGGAACTATGGCATCAGGCACTCGATGATTTTCGCGCGCAGCAGTGGGATGTTGCCGAAAAATCTTTCCGCTCATATCTGGAAGTCCGTGCAGAAGACCTGGCAGCCCAGGTCTTTCTGGAGCGTATCGCCCACTACCGGCAAAACCCATTGCCTGCCGACTGGGACGGGGTGGCGACCTTTGTCAGCAAGTTCAGTGAATAAAACTGACCAGTGTCATTTG
This is a stretch of genomic DNA from Undibacterium sp. KW1. It encodes these proteins:
- a CDS encoding GspE/PulE family protein, with the protein product MVVTAQAANASKEGLDHRLQFFKRLQTLTNKIHGAEALDQIMLDVSPDICNLFECDRLTIYVVAQDKVTLISKIKTGLNSFKDLRLSISDQSIAGHVALTRTMLSLRDVYDEEELRSHSPTLKFQSAVDQRTGYRTKQMLVAPILEAQSHELLGVVQFINHKLGDAFNAIAAEGVQALCETLAVAFTQKSKVLPTNTPRTKFDFLVSEAILSAQEMELAVRAARRNLLDLEEVLAEDFKIPIASLGQALSRYFRVAYEPYKAERIIPVDLVKKLKRQYVEQNSWLPIMEDQNGLTVLAIDPEHTNTTHVVNHVFATSKINYRVTTRKEFLQTIDQFFGTVSDGGSVDELLSGLDDEDEENSGQATVEVSAAVENELVKLINKIIIDAYQQGASDIHIEPRPGKEKTLIRFRKDGSLSPYIEIPASYRSALLARIKIMCDLDISERRKPQDGKIKFKKYGPYDIELRVATIPSSGGMEDVVMRILAAGEPIPIDKLGVLPYNLERLKNVVSKPYGLFFVCGPTGSGKTTTLHSVLSHLNTPETKIWTAEDPVEITQKGLRQVQVNRKAGMDFATVMRAFLRADPDIIMVGEMRDKETVSIGLEASLTGHLVFATLHTNSAPESIVRLLDMGMDPFNFADALLGILAQRLTKRLCGKCKEAYHPGKEEMMELLDEYCQELLNTENFVKNPIEARKKVFTTWQTQYADKAGKFTLYKAVGCEHCSKGYKGRLGLHELMVANDMIKKLIQDHARVSELLTAALADGMLTLKMDGIEKVLSGLTDMKQVRIVCIK
- a CDS encoding 3',5'-cyclic-nucleotide phosphodiesterase; its protein translation is MNLQILGCAGGIGGNEPYTTSLLIDDDVLLDAGTGLSRLSIEQLVAIDHVFISHSHLDHVAGLALLMDAVFGKRSKPVTVHATPEVLHALKNHIFNWSIWPDFSTLPNIDHPSMQYEEMQPGTTLMLGERTITSHVVDHVPGSVAYWVRSAGKGFLFTGDMASTPALWKNLGGQAALDMVIVDCSFPDAEAELALLSKHFCPAALVKDIAAVPASVVFYIYHLKPGQEAQIMAELEQNKDRKFKALKITDNFSF
- a CDS encoding HD family phosphohydrolase, encoding MTALSSSEIAQRLEKLTELSLELSNNHDTPLLLENILRSAKSITYADGGTLYRTSKDKQSLCFNISLNDTLNMYQGGVRGHTVDIPNIPLIDANGNRNLNAVAAYAANYKISVNIQDVYTVGVFNFSGTRNFDQQFNYKTKSLLTVPMHDHEGELIGVLQLINAKDPETGELCSFTETDQRFIEALASQAAIALTNQQLISQLENLFVSLVHLINIGIDEKSPHTGRHCQHVPELTMLLANAVHETREGPLAHFSMTDKDRKELWMAGILHDCGKISTPVHVVEKSTKLETIFDRIHLLDTRFEVLKRDAEIKVLKSKCALYQASVNNENLIAELEQGLQDELAKIEEARNFLRKLNIGSERTSPEDLQRVNDIAAWQWTDASGAAQPFLNADEVENLSVRAGTLNAQERAIINNHISTTIKMLEALPWPKHLQNVPEYAGGHHERMDGKGYPRGLRGEQMSVQAKIMAIADIFEALTAKDRPYKDGKTLTESLHILGSFALNGHIDPDLFNIFVKKKVYLTYAERFMDKSQIDEVDLSKVPGYRI
- a CDS encoding CHASE2 domain-containing protein, which encodes MQKHINKLTRWGICVLLIVIAALQANGNLPTTLIEKVDYFIYDLRMRWEPTTFNPDIVIVNIDEKSLQEVGQWPWNRGVVADLIERLTDDYHVRAVGLDIVFSEPDNSTGIQVLEGLAQKELKENSGFVAQMPALRKELDFDDRLAKTLAGRPVVLGYVFSNTPDDSSKGLLPPPAFVDADLGERSFESATYTKYTANLPELQKAAIAGGFFNPSPDADGVIRGIPLLAKYGTGYYEALSLATARIALNASKVKPVFLQADGINSQSFLNNYGSIEAIKLNSTPNKRIPVEPLLTALIHYKSKGGPNGGGFAYVSASDVLKKRLAVDKLKEKIILIGTTAAGLKDLRTAPLGLDYPGVEMHANVIASILDGDVKQRSDSTRGFEVIQVCLIGLLLSFALSRFKALAAVLCTTAMLALVIAFNYWMYQSFNLVQPLATVLLLIVALFVFNITWGYLVESRKLRGVVRRFGEYVAPELVAVMAEEPDSYTMEGEIRELTVMFSDVRGFTTISESMSAADLREYINIYLTAMSEEIRGNRGTLDKYIGDCVMAFWGAPVRLEDHARLAVASALKMQAIAQGLSIDFVKRGWPALKIGVGLNTGDVRVGDMGSKIRLAYTVMGDAVNLSSRLEGITKVYGVGVVVGEATKNAAAEFAYRELDRVRVKGKTRPISIFEPVAIATDIDDVQSALLELWHQALDDFRAQQWDVAEKSFRSYLEVRAEDLAAQVFLERIAHYRQNPLPADWDGVATFVSKFSE